In a single window of the Anguilla rostrata isolate EN2019 chromosome 4, ASM1855537v3, whole genome shotgun sequence genome:
- the kank3 gene encoding KN motif and ankyrin repeat domain-containing protein 3 — MTQVNQKLPDLGAPFLYSTQEETDQGGSYSVQTPYGFQLDLDFLKYVEEIESGHNFRRPLVNPRRGARSTKLSQRSPGGGGRTSGWTSTESLSSSASEDGRVPPLPPPRNRIASAPSESRLLSPVALLSPPLSAGLKVPPPPPVRNPRVERTLLETSRRLQQEQTQLQDGTQFQLADPPKAGPREPGRATSMSTSSQISPAGSLIQDGHPLHPSSASPSPSQTNWNRASPHTSGRSTPASGTASTSGLAPVAPGQLQTVREQMAAALRQLKEMEERVKGVPALEREVARLRAEKDRLLLELREKTVAGANERQQQQSPTSGNGAGEREMVVDGLGRSTPTPRPSKLMELRRLTEKLGGKDERDCEQSEKVPVLEKVSVERKSVAVGDDLPLEDGVFYYRQVLKEVAVNTSMEVCEKGVGTEAMIMSEVGVEARVETDEASVWVMESLLGLTTEAEREIDTLQDTIKFQQENIQVLEGRLNQTDQELEDMRAQEEQRKSRVMVEKEVLVKPETASTEVETESSDLSTSANESVEKLEKCIDTQSVAVECCPEVVDVGVGQDLGLQKCDQSTQTNPDDSVKEPAPVAVTSTGSQWENQNEEAEKVVEHKSPVPVLKRRQMTITECTISPAPGIYEKEGCEEEAVPCSPAVGMLKSIMKRKDGSSPGEPRSGNKKSLQFVGILNGGSESSSSEEEDEDDQDGSSSEGSGAGVGSDSSEGEEEAQEDTSDDERNINLDESDTDTEEPAGAENEDAEEQQDTVKEKFELSLKMREACLILKNHLNDDAKALKSKEVLSSTHTVQLEWFRVSSAKTAQPSRVSDYLMAFSEVSPALLANVVNMTDGNGNSALHYSVSHSNFTVVGLLLDTGLCCVDRQNKAGYTAIMLAALASVKEEEDMKVVKKLFSQGNVNAKASQAGQTALMLAVSHGRQEMVRALLECGANVNVQDDEGSTALMCASEHGRTEIVSLLLEQPACDISIVDNDGSNALSIALEASHNDIAMLLYAHMNYSKTQAAATPKAPPRSPSSPQKI; from the exons ATGACTCAGGTTAACCAGAAACTACCTG ATCTTGGTGCTCCATTCctgtacagcacacaggagGAGACGGATCAGGGAGGATCCTATTCTGTCCAAACTCCTTATGGCTTCCAGCTGGACTTGGACTTCCTCAAGTACGTGGAGGAGATTGAGAGTGGTCATAACTTCCGGCGGCCCCTCGTTAACCCTCGGCGAGGGGCACGGTCCACCAAGCTTTCCCAGCGGagcccagggggagggggccgtACCAGCGGGTGGACATCCACGgaatctctctcctcctctgccagTGAGGACGGGCGGGTGCCCCCTCTGCCTCCGCCACGGAACCGCATTGCCTCGGCACCCTCCGAATCGCGCCTGCTCTCCCCGGTGGCTCTTCTCAGCCCTCCGCTCTCTGCCGGGCTGAAGGTGCCGCCGCCACCACCAGTGCGCAACCCCAGAGTGGAGAGAACCCTGCTGGAGACCAGCCGCCGCTTGCAGCAGGAGCAGACGCAGCTCCAAGATGGCACACAGTTCCAGCTCGCTGACCCTCCCAAAGCAGGTCCTAGAGAGCCAGGAAGGGCCACGAGCATGTCGACCTCTTCCCAGATCTCTCCTGCTGGCTCTTTGATCCAAGATGGCCACCCGTTACACCCATCGTctgcctcccccagcccctctCAAACCAACTGGAACAGGGCTAGTCCTCACACCTCTGGTAGGAGCACCCCGGCGTCTGGAACCGCATCTACCTCTGGGCTGGCTCCAGTCGCACCAGGACAGCTCCAGACCGTGCGGGAGCAGATGGCTGCAGCCCTGAGGCAACTCAAGGAGATGGAGGAACGAGTGAAGGGGGTCCCCGCTTTAGAGAGAGAGGTGGCCAGGCTTCGTGCAGAAAAGGACAGGCTGCTTTTGGAACTACGAGAGAAGACTGTAGCTGGGGCAAATGAGCGGCAGCAGCAACAGTCTCCCACTTCAGGGAATGGtgctggagaaagagagatggtgGTAGATGGCCTGGGACGCTCAACTCCAACCCCAAGGCCCAGCAAGCTGATGGAGCTGAGGAGACTGACAGAGAAGCTTGGAGGCAAGgatgagagagactgtgagcaGTCAGAGAAAGTTCCAGTGCTGGAAAAGGTGTCGGTGGAGAGAAAGTCTGTGGCTGTGGGGGATGACCTGCCCCTTGAGGACGGTGTGTTTTACTATCGTCAGGTCTTGAAGGAGGTAGCTGTGAACACATCCATGGAGGTCTGTGAGAAAGGTGTTGGGACAGAGGCAATGATCATGTCTGAAGTGGGCGTGGAGGCCAGGGTGGAGACTGATGAAGCCTCTGTGTGGGTGATGGAGTCTTTGCTTGGACTGACAactgaggcagagagggaaattGACACCCTACAGGACACCATCAAGTTTCAGCAGGAGAACATACAGGTTCTCGAGGGCCGGCTCAATCAGACTGACCAAGAACTAGAAGACATGCGAGctcaggaggagcagaggaagtCCAGGGTAATGGTAGAGAAGGAGGTTCTGGTAAAGCCAGAGACAGCCAGCACTGAAGTGGAAACGGAATCCTCTGATCTCAGCACCTCAGCAAATGAAAGTGTAGAGAAATTGGAGAAATGTATAGATACACAAAGTGTGGCTGTTGAGTGCTGTCCTGAGGTTGTAGATGTGGGTGTGGGCCAGGACCTCGGGCTTCAGAAGTGTGACCAAAGCACTCAGACTAACCCCGATGACAGTGTCAAGGAACCAGCCCCTGTAGCAGTGACCAGCACTGGTAGTCAGTGGGAGAACCAAAATGAAGAGGCAGAAAAAGTGGTTGAGCATAAGTCCCCTGTCCCTGTGCTCAAGAGGAGACAGATGACCATCACAGAGTGTACCATCTCACCTGCCCCTGGCATCTACGAAAAAGAAGGCTGTGAAGAGGAGGCTGTGCCTTGCAGTCCAGCTGTCG GTATGTTGAAATCTATCATGAAGAGGAAGGATGGGAGTAGCCCCGGAGAGCCTCGCAGCGGCAATAAGAAAAGCCTGCAGTTTGTAGGAATCCTTAATGGCGG GTCTGAATCATCCTCAAGTGAAGAAGAAGATGAGGATGATCAAGATGGAAGCTCCTCGGAGGGCAGTGGGGCAGGTGTAGGTTCTGACAGCAGTGAAGGGGAAGAGGAAGCTCAGGAAGACACATCAGATGATGAGAGGAACATCAATCTGGATGAGAGCGACACCGATACAGAGGAACCAGCAGGAGCTGAAAATGAAGATgcggaggagcagcaggacaCTGTGAAAGAGAA GTTTGAGCTGAGTCTGAAAATGCGTGAGGCCTGTCTCATTCTGAAGAACCACCTCAATGACGATGCCAAAGCCCTGAAGAGTAAGGAAGTG ctctccagcacacacactgtgcagttggAGTGGTTCCGTGTGTCCAGTGCCAAGACGGCCCAGCCCTCTCGTGTGTCAGACTACCTAATGGCCTTCTCTGAGGTGTCCCCGGCCCTTCTGGCAAACGTGGTCAACATGACCGATGGGAACGGCAACAGCGCCCTCCACTATAGCGTCTCACATTCCAACTTCACTGTGGTTGGACTGCTGCTGGACACCG gTCTGTGTTGTGTGGATCGACAGAACAAGGCTGGATACACAGCTATCATGCTGGCAGCACTAGCCTCTGTcaaggaggaagaggacatGAAGGTGGTTAAGAAACTCTTCAGCCAGGGAAATGTTAATGCCAAAGCTAGCCAG GCGGGGCAGACTGCTTTGATGCTGGCCGTGAGCCACGGCAGGCAGGAGATGGTGCGGGCGCTGCTGGAGTGCGGCGCTAACGTCAACGTGCAGGACGACGAGGGCTCCACCGCCCTCATGTGTGCCAGCGAGCACGGCCGCACAGAGATCGTCTCCCTGCTGCTCGAGCAGCCGGCCTGTGACATCTCCATCGTGGACAAC GATGGCAGTAATGCTCTTTCTATTGCCCTGGAGGCCTCCCATAATGACATTGCTATGCTGCTCTACGCCCACATGAACTACTCCAAGACTCAAGCAGCT GCAACACCTAAGGCACCCCCAAGAAGCCCTTCCAGTCCTCAGAAGATTTGA